AGATGCAACCATACGCCTGGACGGATGAAGCGTTACAAGAACGGATGGATCAAGGAATCGAGATTCCTTTTTGTGCGGACGCGATTAAGCTAGAATTCGGGGCAACGCGCGACATCAAAGTCGTCTTACCAACGATTGGTTTTACAGGACAACTGGAGCTCGATTTAGGTGGAGTGCACTGCCATTTGATTGAAGTCGAAAATGATCATTCTCCGGGAAGTCTACTCGTCTATATTCCGGAAGAACGCGTCGTGTTCTTAGGCGACGCGATGTATGCCGACATCTTCTCACCGAAGTGGAATTATACGGTAGAACGGACGGCGCGTTTACTAGCGGTACTTGATCGTTTAGATGTCGATCATTATGTTTGGTCGCACGGAGAAGCGATGCCGAAGTCGGAATTTGAAGAAGAGGTCCAGATGTTACGTCGAGCAATTCGGGTAACAGAAGTGACCGGAGGACGACTGAAAGACATGCGGACATTGTATGCGGAAGAAACGGGACGTCCCATAACAGAAGATGAAACCGAAACATTGATCTATTTTGCAAATGGAATGAAATGACAGGTTGTAACAAGGGATTGGAGACTTGATGTCGAAAAAGAGAAAGACTACGGGCTTGTTAAAGGGAGCGGTACTGCATGACAAAGCAAAGATTTGAACGCGATGAAACCGTCGATCGTGTCTTTTTCGGGAAAGCTGGCATCTTTTCATTTTTGATCATCGTCGGAGGCATCCTGTATCTACTATATGACTTGTACCTACAATGACCGGAACGCATGCGTTCCGGTTTTTTTGAATTCAGGGGAGTGCATAAAAACCAGATATTGGGTAATAACTTGCGTGAGGCTGTGAGAGAAAGTGAGAGGAGATGTCGGATGAAACGAATTCAAATTGCGGATTTTGATCGACGCATGCCATCGATTGAATTGGTCGAGCAGGATGATCATTACGAAGCGATGCTTGTTCCAAGCTATGATCATACGTATCCGTCGACACAAATCCGGACGATCCGCTTAGCGGATATCTCCGTCAATCTGATTGTGACACCGCAAGAAACACTGCTCGTTTCTGCGCTTTTCCATAAACCGGTTCAAGTGACGGATATCGTTTCCTGGATGCAACTGTACACGATTAGTTTTGCTCAGTCGGATGAGACTGGTTACTTCGTTGAACAAGCAGACGAAATTTTAGAAGTCGTCTTGTATCAGAAACATCCGATTGTTATCGCAACACGTGGTCAGGATCGATTGTATTACGATACGACGGGAGCAATCGAAGTCCGGCGAGCGATGAATGAAGCAGTCGGAGAGCGTCCATTACTGTATTTGAATGGAGAAGCTTGGTATGGTGTCCCACGTTTAACGTTTAATCGGACGAAGGATGAATTACACGTCAACGGCACATTTCTTTATGCGGATTACATGGATACGCATCACGGGAAAATCGGCTTTTTCCGTAATCATGATCCGTCTTTACCGATCGTGTTACTTGTTGGACAGGCAATCGTTGAGATCGAACTGACAGAAAATCCGGATGGTTCACGTGTCTTGATTTTGGAACAACCGTATGATGAATCATGAAAGTGCACAAAAACCGTTCAGCAGATGAACGGTTTTTGTGTGAGACCGTGAAATCCCTTACAAAATATGCGAAGATAGTAAAGAGACAGACCAAAGGGGTTGAGGGGGACATGGCGAAAGAAACACCGCGTAATTCTAAATGGATGCGTTCATATAATCGAGCGCTCGTCTTGCGATTGATTCGGATGCATCAACCGATTTCGCGGGTCGAGTTAGCACAACGGACGAACTTGACGAAGCCGACCGTATCAAATATCGTCAGTGAATTGATTGCAGAACAACTCGTGACTGAACGAGAGCTTGGGGTATCGAACGGGGGACGCAAACCCATCATGCTCGAACTCGTCGCAACAGAACAATATGTCATCGGGATTGACGCAACAAGTCACCAGTTCATTGGTGTCGTTGCGGACCTGAGTGGAAACACGATTTATGAGTCAGAAGCCGTGGGACGCTTTGAGACGAATGAAGAATTGATTGAAGCGATTGGTCGCTTATGCGAGACATTGATTGCACAGACACAAGGGCGCGGAACGATTCACGGAATCGGCATCTCCGTCCACGGGATGGTCAATCCGGAAACAGGTGTTATTCTTTTTGCTCCACGTTTCCATCTGCATGACGTTGAGTTGAAGGTACATCTCGAAGCACGTTTTGATTATCCGGTCTTCATCGAAAACGATGTCCGGGCACTCGCGTCATTTGAGTTATTGTTCGGAGAGGGTGTCGGAGTCGAACAGTTTTTCTACCTTTATGCGGGAGAAGGTATCGGGGGAGCCTATGTGCTTGATGGGCAACTGGTCGATGGACAACATCATATTACGGGGGAAGTTGGACATATGCGACTGGATCTTGATGGTCCGATTTGTTCGTGTGGAAATCGGGGATGTCTCGAGGCATTAGCCGGAGAGAAATCTTTATTACGAGATTATGCTGTCGTTGATCCTCAAGTCATGACGCTTGCCGATTTGCGCAAGCGATTGAACGAGCGTCATGAACAGGCCGTTCGTGCGTATGAACGAGCGGGGGAATACATCGGAATCGGTGTCTTGAACACGATTCATCTCCTCAATCCGCGTCGGATATTGCTTGGAGGACCGATGTTCGAACTCGCACCAAATATCGTCGATCAAATCAAGGAACGGGTCGAGCACACGGCGTTGACCGCTGCTTCACGTGAAACCGATGTCAAGATGGTTCCGTGGAGTGAAAAACAAGGAGCACTCAGTGCAGCAGCTCTTGCGACGAACAGTTTATTTCAAACGATTTAATGAGCCGATTCTATGTCTTGCGAACCAGCAGGAGATAGAATCGGTTTTGTTATTCAAAAATAATTTAATGAAACCGTTTACAAGATAAAAAACAATGTGCTATAGTCGATGTAAAGTTAGATAATAAATTTAATTTACTAAGTTCATGGTCTACTAAGTGGAGGTGGATGCAGGTTAGCAGGGGCTAATCAAGCTGAAGCAGGAAAGGGAGGCATCGCGCAATGGAACCATACGATCCATGGGTTTCGTACCGTGAAGCTTTCGGGCGTTACGGAGCAATCCGCGGTTTTTATTTTCAGCGGTCGACGCAACAGATGACAGAACAGGGTCCAGGCGATGTCCCGACAGACGAGCAGGATATCGTGCTCGTCCGACCACGACGTGACGGTGTGTTTCAATTCCGGATGTCATCGGTACAAGGGGTCCTGACGATCCGTTCATCCGAATTACACATCCGAAAAAATGAGAGCGGATACATTGAATTACGCGCACTCATGCAACACATGCGCTCTGCCGGTTGTTTGACGCTCGGTGGAGAGTTATATCTCTTCGTCCGACCGGACGTCGATACGCTGGCGTACCGTCTTCGATTGATCGCCCGTGTATTGATTCAGCTACAGGGAATGCCGATTCAGACGAAAGTGATCGAAGAATGGTGTCAAAAAGCACAAATCGAAGGGGAAAACGCTAGACGATACGCTTGACTACTTACACATAAAAAGGGGAGCTCTTACATGAAATTCAAAAAAACGAAACTCGTTGCTGCAGCATCAGTCTTAACATTATCCGCATTTCTCGCTGCTTGTGGTGGCGAAGACGAGCAACAAACGAAAACAAAAGATGGTAAGACAATCGTCACATGGTGGGGCTGGGCACCACAACCAGAAGCGGGGAAAGCAGTCGTTGATGCGTTCAACGATTCGCAAGACAAATATGTCGTTCAATTCAAACGTTACAGTGAAGACTATGAAAAACAATTACAAGTTGCGATGTTGTCAGGTAAGGGTCCAGACATCATCGGTCTGAAAGAACCAATGATCCAGCAGTATAAGGATCGCGTCGTACCAGTGGATTCGTACATGGATAAAGCAGCAGGTAAAGGCTGGAAAGATAAGTTCGTCGAGCTCGGAATCGAACAGACGACACTCGACGGTAAACAGTACGCTGTTCCGATCGGTTTCACAGGTCAAGCGTACTTGATGTACAACAAGACAATGCTCGATAAATACGGCGTGACACCACCGAAGAACTACAAAGAAACAGTCAGCGCAGTCAAGAAGATCAAAGACTCAGGCGACAAAGTCATCCCACTCATGCTTGGAGCAAAAGATGCGTGGATCGATATCGACGTCTACAACGTCCTCAGCCACCAAGTAGCGCCAGGATACATCCAAAAAGTTCTTTCGGGCGAAGCGAAGTGGACGGATGACGAGATGGTCAAAACAGCGCAAATCTGGCAAGACCTCTTTAAAGATAAAGTCTTCCAAGAAGGTGCACTTGGTCTTGCGACATACAATGACGGGATGAACCAATTCTTCGATAAAAAAGCAGCGATGTGGGTCATCGGTTCATGGGAAGCGCACTCGATGACAACGAAAGAGAAAAAAGAAAAATGGAAAATCGACGATGAGCTCGGATTCGTTCCACTCCCGAACTTAGCAGGTGGAACAGAGCAACCAGTCATCGCATCGATCGATATGGCACTGGGTGTCAACAAAGAATCGAAACAACAAGAGGGTGCAGCGGAATTCATCGCCTTCATGAGCCAAGGAAAAGGTCAAGAAGTCTACATGGGTGAGTTCGAGATGGCACCTGGGATCAAGGACGTCAAAATTGATTCAGACGCTGCCTTCACATCTGAAGGTGAAAAAGAATCGTACAAGATGTTGAACGATACATTAGCAAAAGCGGTTGCTAGCCGTGGAATCCGGGATACGAAATTAAACGATATTCTCGGTAAGGAACTTCAAAACATCGCGACAGGACAAGATCCGAAAGAATCACTACAACGCGTTCAAGACGCAGCGGATCAATCAGCGAAATAAGACTCGACAGTGAAGTGGTACGCCTGCGTACCACTTCCTAATTTTTGAACTTGAGGAAAGTGGGGAATCCAAATGCAGACAGAGCGACAGGAATTGCCGATTAAACCAAAAGCAGAACCGCTCCAGCCGGTAGCGACACGCACGCCTGCGCCAAAGAAGAAAAAGAACATGAAGCGGAACCTGGTCGGATGGGCTTTCGTTGCTCCGATCGTCTTGTTCGTCGTCAGCTTCATCTATTATGGGATTTTCTATAACGCCTATAACTCGTTCTTCTCGTGGGACGGGATCTCGTTTGACAAAGCGTTCGTCGGACTCGACAACTATGCTGAGATGTTCCAAGATCCGGACTTCTATCTCTCGCTGAAGAATACGTTCATCTTCACGATTTTAACGGTCACGATCCAAGCCGGTATCGGTCTTGTCTTGGCGTACTTCCTGCATACACCAGGACCAATGCGGACGGCAATGAAGTCAGTCTTCTTCTTCCCGGTCGTCTTGAGTCCTGTCGTACTCGGTGCGGCATTCTCACAAATTTATGATTTCCAGTTTGGTTACATCAATGAATTCCTCCGTGCGATCGGTCTCGGTAGTCTCGAGCAGAACTGGCTCGGTGACCCGGATATCGCGCTTTATTCCGTCATTGCGATCAACATCTTCCAGTGGACGGGTTCTTCGATGGTCATGTACTACATGGCAATGCTGACGATTGAGAAGGAAATCTTCGAAGCAGCAAAAATCGATGGAGCTGGATTCTTCCGGACACTATGGAGCATCGTCTTCCCGAACTTGAAAGGAACGACATTCACTCTGTCGATTCTCGGAGTTATCGGTGGTCTGAAGACATTCGATTTAGTCTGGATCACGACAGCTGGTGGACCAGGATCGTCGACTGAGTTCATTTCGACATACCTGTTCCGAAAATCGATGTTGCAACAGGAAGTTGGTTTCTCGAGCGCTGTTGCCATCATCCTATTGACGATCGCTTTGCTGATCACGTACTTCCAATTGCGTGTACAAAAGAAAATGGATAACTAAGGAGGAACGACCCATGGATGTAGAATCTAAAAAAAGCCGCTGGATGATTAACCTCGTATTGGTACTAGCGTCAATCGTCTGGTTATTCCCGATTTTCGTCATGTTCAAAGAGAGTCTTCGAGTCAATGGATTCGATAACTATATTGCCACATTGCAAAACCCGAACTTCCCGACATTCGTCTTCAACAGCTTCTTCGTCGCTTTCTTCATGATCATCATCTCGATCACGATTTTGGCGTTCGCAGCATTTGCCTTCTCGAAGCTTGAGTTTGCTGGAAAACGTCTTCTGTTCAACATGGTCCTTGCTGGACTCATGTTACCGGTCGCTTCGATGATCGTTCCGTTGTTCTTCACACTCCGTTCGTTTGACGGACTGAACAACCACTGGGGACTGATCGGAGCGGAAGTCGCGTTCTTCTTACCATTCGGTCTGATGCTCATCAAAGGATACTTCGATGAACTACCGAACGAACTGATGGAAGCAGCGTATATCGATGGTGCGACGATTCTTGAAGTCTTCTTCAAAGTCATGCTACCACTTGCAAAACCAGCGCTTGCAACAGCTTTAATCTATGCGTTCCTCAACTCATGGAACGAATACTTGATGGTTCTTACGTTCATGACGGATCCTGCCTATCAGACAGTCACGATGGCACCAAGTTTCTTCAAGGATGCGCTCGGTGGGGACCCAGGGAAAATCTACGCTTCACTTGTTTTGATCAGTTTACCAACGATGATCTTCTATATCTTCTTCCAACGTTTCTTCCAAAAAGGAATGACGGCGGGTGCAGTAAAATAATTGTTTTTGCGTAAGGGGGAGCACAATGTATTTAGGAGTCGATTATTATCCAGAACAAACACCACGAGCACTATGGGAGGAAGACTTCCGACTGATGAAAGAGCTTGGTGTGAATGTCGTTCGTCTCGCCGAGTTCGCTTGGTCGATGATGGAGCCTGAAGAAGGTGTCTATGATTTCAGCTTTTGGGATGATGTCATCGAGCGCTTGAGTGCCGAAGGATTCGACATCGTACTAGGAACGCCAACCGCAACACCACCGGCTTGGTTATGTACGAAGTATCCAGAGATTCTACCGGTCGATGAGAACGGTGTGACGATCAGCTTTGGTGCCCGTCGTCACTATACGGTCCACAGCGAAACGTATCAGCGTCTATCCGTCAAAATCACGGAAGAGATGGCAAAACGATACGGTCAACATCCTCGTGTCATCGGGTGGCAAACGGATAATGAATATGGGCATGAAAAGTCGGACCGGTCTTACGGTGATGTCGATCGCGCTGCTTTTCAGCGCTGGTTAGAGAATCGCTACGGGACGCTTGATGCCTTGAATGAAGCATGGGGAACGGTCTTCTGGAGTCAGACATACACGGCGTGGGAACAGATCCCAGTACCGCGTAAAGTCTACCAAGAACATAACCCATCCCTGCTCGTCGACTTCGATCGCTTTTGTGCTGACGGTTATACGTACTA
This window of the Exiguobacterium acetylicum genome carries:
- a CDS encoding ABC transporter substrate-binding protein, whose protein sequence is MKFKKTKLVAAASVLTLSAFLAACGGEDEQQTKTKDGKTIVTWWGWAPQPEAGKAVVDAFNDSQDKYVVQFKRYSEDYEKQLQVAMLSGKGPDIIGLKEPMIQQYKDRVVPVDSYMDKAAGKGWKDKFVELGIEQTTLDGKQYAVPIGFTGQAYLMYNKTMLDKYGVTPPKNYKETVSAVKKIKDSGDKVIPLMLGAKDAWIDIDVYNVLSHQVAPGYIQKVLSGEAKWTDDEMVKTAQIWQDLFKDKVFQEGALGLATYNDGMNQFFDKKAAMWVIGSWEAHSMTTKEKKEKWKIDDELGFVPLPNLAGGTEQPVIASIDMALGVNKESKQQEGAAEFIAFMSQGKGQEVYMGEFEMAPGIKDVKIDSDAAFTSEGEKESYKMLNDTLAKAVASRGIRDTKLNDILGKELQNIATGQDPKESLQRVQDAADQSAK
- a CDS encoding ROK family transcriptional regulator — protein: MAKETPRNSKWMRSYNRALVLRLIRMHQPISRVELAQRTNLTKPTVSNIVSELIAEQLVTERELGVSNGGRKPIMLELVATEQYVIGIDATSHQFIGVVADLSGNTIYESEAVGRFETNEELIEAIGRLCETLIAQTQGRGTIHGIGISVHGMVNPETGVILFAPRFHLHDVELKVHLEARFDYPVFIENDVRALASFELLFGEGVGVEQFFYLYAGEGIGGAYVLDGQLVDGQHHITGEVGHMRLDLDGPICSCGNRGCLEALAGEKSLLRDYAVVDPQVMTLADLRKRLNERHEQAVRAYERAGEYIGIGVLNTIHLLNPRRILLGGPMFELAPNIVDQIKERVEHTALTAASRETDVKMVPWSEKQGALSAAALATNSLFQTI
- a CDS encoding carbohydrate ABC transporter permease, with protein sequence MDVESKKSRWMINLVLVLASIVWLFPIFVMFKESLRVNGFDNYIATLQNPNFPTFVFNSFFVAFFMIIISITILAFAAFAFSKLEFAGKRLLFNMVLAGLMLPVASMIVPLFFTLRSFDGLNNHWGLIGAEVAFFLPFGLMLIKGYFDELPNELMEAAYIDGATILEVFFKVMLPLAKPALATALIYAFLNSWNEYLMVLTFMTDPAYQTVTMAPSFFKDALGGDPGKIYASLVLISLPTMIFYIFFQRFFQKGMTAGAVK
- a CDS encoding MBL fold metallo-hydrolase, translating into MQYFKQLTSRIWYQTPVSETDRPILAVVRGENHQLMIDAGNSSAHAALFLEEMKKRDLGTPDLLTLTHWHWDHNFGMKHLGLLAIATQQTIKRMKEMQPYAWTDEALQERMDQGIEIPFCADAIKLEFGATRDIKVVLPTIGFTGQLELDLGGVHCHLIEVENDHSPGSLLVYIPEERVVFLGDAMYADIFSPKWNYTVERTARLLAVLDRLDVDHYVWSHGEAMPKSEFEEEVQMLRRAIRVTEVTGGRLKDMRTLYAEETGRPITEDETETLIYFANGMK
- a CDS encoding carbohydrate ABC transporter permease; protein product: MQTERQELPIKPKAEPLQPVATRTPAPKKKKNMKRNLVGWAFVAPIVLFVVSFIYYGIFYNAYNSFFSWDGISFDKAFVGLDNYAEMFQDPDFYLSLKNTFIFTILTVTIQAGIGLVLAYFLHTPGPMRTAMKSVFFFPVVLSPVVLGAAFSQIYDFQFGYINEFLRAIGLGSLEQNWLGDPDIALYSVIAINIFQWTGSSMVMYYMAMLTIEKEIFEAAKIDGAGFFRTLWSIVFPNLKGTTFTLSILGVIGGLKTFDLVWITTAGGPGSSTEFISTYLFRKSMLQQEVGFSSAVAIILLTIALLITYFQLRVQKKMDN